The Pirellulales bacterium genomic sequence TCGTTGGGGTTCGCCTCGGTAAAGTCGTGCAGCTTATCTAACTGCTTCTGATAGTCGTCGGTGTTGCCATACAGACTGCTCATCGTGGTCCAGTCCATCCCTGGCGCGCTCGATAGCAGCGAGTTAAGCGCCGCCGCGGCCTGCTTGTAGTCACCCAGCGCAAACAAGGCCAAGGCGCGCACCTCATGCACCACCGGATCGCCCGGCAATTTGGCCAGCGCCGCATCGAACTTCGCCAGCGAACCGCGATAGTCGCCCGACTTGAACAGGGCCAGGCCCTCGTCGAATAGCTTCGTCGCCTGCGCTGCCGCCGGATCAGCCGGCGGCGAATCGATGGGCGCGCTCGCGCCACCATCGCCGCTATTGACGTCGGACGAATATGTGTTGACGACGATCGGTTGCGAGTAGTCGTACGGAGCCGGACTGGCCGCCACCGCGCTGGTGTAGTACGGGTTGTAGTAACCTCCGCCATACCCCCAGCCGCTGGTCATGGACCCTAGCCCCCAGCCCACCGCTCCCCACGCCAGCGGCCGATACCAATTGCTCCCCCAATAGTTGTTCCAGCAGCCGTTGTACCAACCATAGTGCGGATTGATGCAGTGGTTGTGCCAGTTGCCGGCCCAGCCATTCCCTCCCCAGCCGCCGCCCCAGCCCCAGCCGGGATTGTTCCAATTGGGTCGATCCCAGCCAGGCCGGTTGCCAATTCCGACATTGCCGCCACCGATGTTCCCGATGCCAATGTTGCCACCGCCAATGTTCACATCGTTGCCGATATTGATGTTCCCCCCTGGTCGTCCCGGTCGGTTTCCGCCAATGCTCGGCCGATCGCCGATGCCGGGCCGGTCACCAGGGCGTCCCGGTCGATTACCAATGCCGGGACGGTCGCCGGGCACGCCCGGTCGATTGCCAGGGATGCTCGGTCGATTGCCGCCGCCAGGGCGTCCCGGTAGGTTGCCGATTCCAGGGCGGTCGCCAGGCGTTCCAGGCCGATTTCCCGGGATGCTCGGTCGATTGCCGCCCCCCGGCTGACCCGGTCGGCTGCCAGGGAT encodes the following:
- a CDS encoding tetratricopeptide repeat protein — encoded protein: MSRPSMNQASRPSGGVRPNVGARPGGGNFHPSGGRPNFSPGARPGSGNIANRPSVRPPSNVGPTTRPSFPSGGLASANRPNIGNRPGGGNLPGTGGNRPNIGGNRPTTLPGNVGRPGGGNRPSIPGSRPGQPGGGNRPSIPGNRPGTPGDRPGIGNLPGRPGGGNRPSIPGNRPGVPGDRPGIGNRPGRPGDRPGIGDRPSIGGNRPGRPGGNINIGNDVNIGGGNIGIGNIGGGNVGIGNRPGWDRPNWNNPGWGWGGGWGGNGWAGNWHNHCINPHYGWYNGCWNNYWGSNWYRPLAWGAVGWGLGSMTSGWGYGGGYYNPYYTSAVAASPAPYDYSQPIVVNTYSSDVNSGDGGASAPIDSPPADPAAAQATKLFDEGLALFKSGDYRGSLAKFDAALAKLPGDPVVHEVRALALFALGDYKQAAAALNSLLSSAPGMDWTTMSSLYGNTDDYQKQLDKLHDFTEANPNDSAAHFVLAYHALVLGDKQSAIDALKVVVANQPKDATAKRMLDALAPANATPKPATPAAPDAAPAPEIDLVGLWRAKADGTQIDLKITEDSQFQWKAATDGKPPVELKGTLASTADELEFASEGQGSMAGAVKPLGPDKWQFSLAGAPPTAPGLTFERVKK